In a genomic window of Fibrobacter sp.:
- a CDS encoding iron ABC transporter permease, which translates to MASANCRAIVCFTALTLLGFLFIYLTLNSGSVEISWADLGWRHVPYDNMKQQIFWEIRFPRMVAAILSGVALAVSGLSLQTLFRNPLAGPFVLGISSGASFGVALSLLAGLSFGHFGVLGSAAVGALAVTALIMWVSSRFERSSILLIVGLLVGYFIDALVSILIANSDAEALRVYVSWGMGSFGRLTFDGVLIFAGAIALGLVMIVLSLKYLNAVRLGEDFACGLGVNIRRGRLFVLLGASLLAATSTAYCGPVAFVGIAVPHLAFMLFKTCNHRVLLPGSALCGIVLCLAASLFSTVPLNAILSIVGVPIILWVIIRGKGEH; encoded by the coding sequence ATGGCTTCTGCCAATTGTCGAGCAATTGTCTGCTTTACCGCACTGACTTTGCTCGGCTTTTTGTTTATATACCTCACCTTGAATTCTGGTTCCGTTGAAATTTCATGGGCGGACTTGGGGTGGAGGCACGTTCCCTACGATAATATGAAACAGCAGATTTTCTGGGAAATCCGTTTCCCCAGGATGGTTGCTGCAATTCTTTCCGGCGTCGCTCTGGCGGTGTCGGGTCTCTCTCTGCAGACATTGTTCAGAAATCCGTTGGCGGGTCCCTTTGTACTCGGTATCAGCAGCGGCGCAAGTTTTGGTGTAGCTTTGTCCTTGCTTGCCGGTCTTAGCTTTGGCCACTTTGGCGTGCTGGGCTCTGCTGCCGTTGGCGCCTTGGCTGTGACCGCGTTGATCATGTGGGTTTCTTCCCGCTTTGAACGTTCTTCAATCCTTTTGATTGTCGGCCTTCTGGTGGGGTACTTCATCGATGCCTTGGTCAGTATTCTTATTGCCAACAGCGATGCGGAAGCCTTGCGCGTGTACGTGTCCTGGGGGATGGGAAGCTTTGGTCGCCTGACTTTTGATGGCGTCTTGATTTTTGCAGGAGCGATTGCGCTTGGACTCGTGATGATTGTACTTTCCTTGAAGTACTTGAATGCGGTGCGCCTTGGTGAAGACTTTGCCTGTGGTCTCGGAGTGAATATCCGCCGCGGTCGTTTGTTTGTATTGCTCGGCGCTTCTCTGTTGGCTGCAACAAGTACTGCTTATTGCGGACCTGTCGCCTTTGTAGGCATCGCGGTTCCTCACTTGGCATTTATGTTGTTCAAAACCTGCAATCATCGTGTGCTTTTACCGGGCTCTGCTCTTTGCGGCATTGTACTTTGCCTTGCCGCATCCTTGTTCAGTACCGTTCCCTTGAATGCAATTCTTAGCATTGTTGGTGTCCCGATTATTTTGTGGGTGATTATTCGCGGAAAGGGGGAACATTAA
- the nspC gene encoding carboxynorspermidine decarboxylase: protein MLDYSQVPSPCFVLDEARLRRNMEILDDIQKRGNVKIICALKGYSFWRSFPLIGEYLAGATASSLNEAKLAKEEMGKEVHVFAPVYDDDEIDEILSCAGHITFNSFGQWQRFKDKTLKAGVSAGIRVNPQYSTVETDLYNPCGKFSRLGVTEAEFKPELLDGIEGLHFHALCEQDADALEGVLAAFEQHFDKYLPQMKWVNFGGGHHITRKDYHRDELVRILNGFHERYPHLQVIMEPGEAVGWQTGELVASVGDIVHNEMDIAVLNVSISAHMPDCLEMPYRPAVTGAGFPGGKPFTYKLTGNSCLAGDQLGDFSFDKPLQVGDKVIFEDMIHYTMVKTTFFNGVRHPSIGKFDEQGKFHLLHKFTYQQFKDKL from the coding sequence ATGCTCGATTATTCTCAAGTCCCCTCCCCCTGTTTTGTGCTCGACGAAGCCCGTCTTCGCCGAAATATGGAAATTTTGGACGATATCCAGAAGCGCGGTAACGTAAAAATCATCTGCGCCCTCAAAGGATACAGTTTTTGGCGTTCTTTCCCCCTAATTGGGGAATATTTGGCAGGCGCCACCGCCAGTTCCCTTAACGAAGCCAAATTGGCCAAGGAGGAAATGGGCAAGGAAGTCCACGTTTTCGCCCCGGTCTACGACGATGACGAAATCGACGAAATTTTGAGCTGCGCCGGACATATTACATTCAACAGCTTCGGCCAGTGGCAGCGCTTCAAGGACAAAACCTTGAAGGCAGGAGTCAGCGCCGGTATCCGCGTGAACCCCCAGTACTCCACCGTAGAAACAGACTTATATAATCCTTGTGGCAAGTTCAGCCGCCTGGGCGTTACCGAAGCCGAGTTCAAGCCGGAACTTCTGGATGGCATTGAGGGCCTCCACTTCCACGCCCTCTGCGAACAGGACGCAGACGCACTGGAAGGCGTACTGGCAGCATTTGAGCAGCACTTCGACAAGTACCTCCCCCAGATGAAGTGGGTGAACTTCGGCGGTGGTCACCACATCACCCGCAAGGACTATCATCGTGATGAACTGGTCCGTATCCTCAACGGATTCCATGAACGTTACCCCCACCTGCAGGTAATCATGGAACCGGGTGAAGCCGTCGGTTGGCAGACCGGTGAACTGGTAGCCTCCGTTGGCGACATCGTCCACAACGAAATGGACATTGCCGTACTTAACGTATCCATTAGCGCCCATATGCCGGACTGCCTTGAAATGCCTTACCGTCCCGCCGTTACTGGCGCAGGCTTCCCGGGCGGCAAGCCTTTTACATACAAGCTAACAGGAAATTCCTGCCTGGCTGGCGACCAATTGGGAGACTTCTCCTTTGACAAGCCGCTCCAGGTTGGAGACAAGGTTATCTTTGAAGACATGATCCACTACACCATGGTGAAGACCACATTCTTCAATGGAGTTCGCCACCCCAGCATCGGCAAGTTCGATGAACAAGGCAAGTTCCATCTGCTCCACAAGTTTACTTATCAGCAGTTTAAGGACAAGCTGTAA
- a CDS encoding TraB/GumN family protein: MKKILFVICALLMVSCAGVFKKGSSEHKHFLWKVSDENSSVWVLGSIHFADSSFYPLDSVVETAFVNAEELAAEININDDSVSQDVAKKMLKQGVLPNGTTLDQVLPEGMWKTIDSLCLAWNYPPILLKRFRPWFAATTLSGIAFQRAGIDPNYGIDAVLLERAANEGKTIVGLETAEEQVNAVADTGTSDSAGIFYMKTTLREISELDSMVAQIIRAWKTGDVELMRKAMNEDEFVDEADSTVQKDFEERIYTSRNAKMAESIEEFLKDDRKVFVVVGAAHLTLDDDNVISLLQKKGFTVEQF, translated from the coding sequence ATGAAGAAGATTCTATTTGTGATTTGCGCTTTGCTCATGGTGAGCTGTGCAGGTGTGTTCAAGAAAGGTAGCTCTGAACACAAACATTTCCTTTGGAAAGTTTCCGACGAAAATTCCAGTGTCTGGGTCTTAGGTAGTATTCATTTTGCAGATTCCTCGTTCTATCCCTTGGACTCTGTTGTTGAAACTGCCTTTGTGAATGCAGAGGAACTTGCTGCAGAAATCAACATCAATGATGATTCCGTTAGCCAGGATGTGGCAAAGAAAATGTTGAAGCAGGGTGTTCTTCCCAATGGAACAACATTGGATCAGGTGCTTCCCGAAGGCATGTGGAAAACCATTGACAGCTTGTGCCTGGCTTGGAACTATCCGCCTATTTTGTTGAAGCGTTTCCGTCCTTGGTTTGCTGCAACAACTTTGAGTGGTATCGCATTCCAACGAGCAGGAATTGATCCTAATTATGGCATTGACGCTGTTCTTTTGGAACGTGCCGCCAACGAAGGCAAGACAATTGTTGGTTTGGAGACAGCTGAAGAACAGGTGAATGCAGTTGCCGATACGGGTACTTCTGATTCTGCAGGTATTTTCTACATGAAGACAACCTTGCGTGAAATTTCTGAATTGGATTCCATGGTGGCTCAAATCATTCGCGCTTGGAAGACGGGCGATGTAGAGCTTATGCGTAAGGCCATGAATGAAGATGAATTTGTTGATGAAGCCGATTCTACGGTTCAGAAAGATTTTGAAGAACGAATCTATACCAGCCGCAATGCAAAGATGGCGGAATCCATTGAGGAATTCCTAAAGGACGACAGAAAGGTCTTTGTTGTTGTGGGGGCTGCTCATTTGACTTTGGATGACGACAATGTCATTAGCCTTCTGCAGAAGAAAGGCTTTACAGTGGAGCAATTCTAA
- a CDS encoding ABC transporter ATP-binding protein, translating into MPLLKFTDLCFGFGTNFAQPANFELNAGEVVALMGRNGSGKSTLLKTLCGKVSAMNGTVEIAGANLKDWNAVELAKKIAYISISKAAPERMTVREFVSLGRMPYSGIFDGRSAEDNKIVNDAIELLQLTDYADRMVSTLSDGERSRVYLAEAVVQQVSVLLLDEPNAFLDIPWSHQLFRTLRQLSAERNMGIIVSTHSLEYASKYCDRFMIVDNKNLNVGTLAEAQENGWLEWTK; encoded by the coding sequence ATGCCGTTGCTGAAATTTACGGATTTGTGCTTTGGCTTTGGAACGAACTTCGCACAGCCTGCAAACTTTGAGTTGAATGCTGGCGAAGTTGTTGCCTTGATGGGCCGTAATGGTTCTGGTAAAAGTACCTTGCTGAAAACCTTGTGTGGAAAAGTTTCTGCAATGAATGGAACCGTGGAAATTGCAGGTGCAAATCTGAAGGATTGGAACGCCGTAGAGCTTGCAAAGAAAATCGCCTACATCTCGATTAGTAAGGCCGCTCCCGAACGTATGACAGTCCGCGAATTTGTAAGTCTTGGTCGCATGCCCTACAGCGGAATTTTCGATGGCCGCTCCGCAGAAGACAACAAGATTGTGAATGACGCTATAGAACTTTTACAGTTGACTGATTATGCAGATCGCATGGTTTCTACGCTGAGTGACGGTGAACGTAGCCGTGTGTACTTGGCTGAAGCGGTCGTCCAGCAAGTGAGTGTTTTGCTGCTTGATGAACCTAATGCATTTTTGGACATTCCCTGGAGCCATCAGCTATTTAGAACGCTGCGCCAGTTGTCAGCAGAACGAAATATGGGTATTATTGTTTCAACACATTCGTTGGAATATGCGTCTAAATATTGTGACCGCTTCATGATTGTGGACAATAAGAATTTGAATGTAGGAACCTTGGCCGAAGCTCAAGAAAACGGCTGGTTGGAATGGACAAAATGA